GAATACTTTAAAAACTTAGCTTTTTTAAATGGGTGATAGCAATGAATGAAGCCATAAAGGAGATAGAAAAGGATAGGGACTATCACCAAAGGCAGCTTGAAGAAAACAAAAAGAAAATCGAGCAATACAAAGACTCTATCCGAATTCTTGAAGAATGTAACGAAAAAGAAGAAAGACTACTTAACCAATACAATGCTGTCTTAGAAAAATTAAAGGCTTAAAGGACCGCCATCCTAAAAGCCACAAATCAAAATATTCTAGTGTGATTATATCACAAGGAGGAACGAAAATTGAAGAAAGATTATCGAAAATTTACAGTTGGTGAACTTTTAGATATGGGGTTCCAAGTTGAAGTATCAAAACATTGGGTTAAAACAGAAGATGAGGGAAAGAGACTATCTCAAACATTCGAAGGAACAAAACAAAGTTCGTATGAGGTGAAAAACACTTTAGTACCATTCAAAGTGGTTAAAGCTTGGAAAGAGGAGTTCAGTGCAAAATTCTTCATCAGGGAGGAAATGAAATGATTGTCTACCAATCAAATGACCGTTTCTATGTACCTTCTGCAAATGGAGTTAAAGAAATCCCCTTCTCTGTAGTAAATAGGTGGAGAGAAGAAGGGGCTAACGTTGAAATAGAGGTGATGGAAAATGACTGAACGTAAATTGGTTTCTAAGCTAGTCGAAGTAATGAAATCAGTCAAATATATTCAGAAAAAAGGTTTTAACAGCTTCAATAATTACAAATATGCGACTGAATCAGACGTACAGGAAAAAATACGTGAAGTGTTAGCAGAACAAAATGTCATGATGCTGCCTAATGTTGTTGAACATACAACACGTGAACATACGAACCGCAAAGGACATACCGAGTACATTGCAACTGTTAAGGTTGAATTTACTTTTCATGACGGAGACACAGGAGAAACGCTAGTTATTCATGGTGTGGGAGAAGGTCAGGATGCCGGAGATAAAGCAGTTTATAAAGCTATTACAGGAGCGCAGAAATACGCTCTAATGAAAGCATTCATGATCCCGACTGGCGACGATCCAGAAGGAGATACCGGAACTGATGAACGGAACGAAGGGCAACCGGAAACAGCTTCACCTAAACAAATCGGCTTGATGAAAACCATTGTGAAGGAGTTAGCCCTAAACGGGAAATGTGATGAAAGTGTCGTGTATGAGTCTCTGAAAGTAAAGGTTAAGAACAATTTCGAATTTACCGACTTAGAAAACCTAACCAAACAACAAGCTAATCAATGCATTAAAATCCTAAACGCTTGGAAGGAAGAAAAAATCAACAAGAAGCAAGGAGCATAAAAAAAGGGGGGATTGGCTTATGCAATTAGAGTTTTATCACTTAACTCAAGAGCAAGTAGACGAGA
This genomic window from Bacillus oleivorans contains:
- a CDS encoding ERF family protein, which gives rise to MTERKLVSKLVEVMKSVKYIQKKGFNSFNNYKYATESDVQEKIREVLAEQNVMMLPNVVEHTTREHTNRKGHTEYIATVKVEFTFHDGDTGETLVIHGVGEGQDAGDKAVYKAITGAQKYALMKAFMIPTGDDPEGDTGTDERNEGQPETASPKQIGLMKTIVKELALNGKCDESVVYESLKVKVKNNFEFTDLENLTKQQANQCIKILNAWKEEKINKKQGA